In one window of Lampris incognitus isolate fLamInc1 chromosome 3, fLamInc1.hap2, whole genome shotgun sequence DNA:
- the stmp1 gene encoding short transmembrane mitochondrial protein 1, whose translation MLQFLAGFTLGNVVGMYLAQNYDVPNISKKIEAFKKDVEAKKKPPE comes from the exons ATGCTACAATTCCTG GCTGGCTTCACTCTGGGCAACGTCGTGGGTATGTACCTCGCTCAGAACTATGAT GTCCCCAACATTTCCAAGAAAATAGAAGCCTTCAAGAAAGATGTGGAGGCCAAGAAGAAGCCCCCAGAGTGA
- the dhx57 gene encoding putative ATP-dependent RNA helicase DHX57, which translates to MSGRRRGGKPNRGGGRFNKPRGRGGGGGGSRKGTSGSWDDDGDFCLDLGPSQSSRSASGKGRGWGSRSNESRGGRVGSRYQDSVGRGGARGSGRGLPRALLGYQSWPRPDGDRPHLRPEIMDSMPLEKIFMTNENQEQVKELLRELQTQDFDEPYDESGSDYMGEEEDEEEEYDELDQREEGQYWATHDKPVQMADSPIWESESEEEQPTSETVISLFALSKLNRYGFNRERSRQALESGGGEFGETLEQLLLQVFSERYGHKAVSLDSLQGAPMDECLSLRQEEALALTAIYGERFNERIANSLWTVTLDLLFLTNTAFQKSAGVGSWHGQKTGLVNTREICRFYLKDQGCRFGNKCKFKHQFPTKGESGTGSSDPAGPSNPGMSSYSPPEYELEIRFPKGNLYPFQAPIVAFSTNDEAIRAPGRLNVTERLFGEALVAAKTGEPVVYTLIACCEDEATMNELLAVSHHKYSTAPPVVNPAAPLSIPKSRSARSNVSSQESRSGSINSSNPTYSTKTTLLNSKANKQRRIDAKEIGNVEEQDEGEGEDEDKNDKAVPVESESYVSLRKRTVKKHQLRIDNMVQENGKLCQEFRRKQSSRVFRSMLQQRQKLPAWQEKNNILDLLDECQVLVISGMTGCGKTTQIPQFILDASLSGPAEQVANILCTQPRRISAISVAQRVAQERVERLGNSVGYQIRLETVRSSATRLLYCTTGVLLRRLEGEADLKGVSHVIVDEVHERTEESDFLLLVLKDLMVQRPDLKIILMSATLNAELFSDYFYNCHTIHIPGHTFPVDQFFLEDAIDKTRFVIEDGSPYRRSGKQNSSFVASGRVSKGGPNYVVDDLEEDMWNFMSLCKTDFIKDSIPDQTLNLQELTVRYKDTKKSVLKTIAAMDLDKINMDLVESLLEWIVEGKHKYPPGAVLVFMPGLAEIKMLYEQLQSNRMFNNRRKTRCVVYPLHSSLSNEEQQAVFSRPPDGVTKIIISTNIAETSVTIDDVVYVIDSGKMKEKRYDATKGMESLEETWVSRANALQRKGRAGRVASGVCFHLFTSHCFQHQLAEQQLPEIQRFPLEQLCLRIKILDMFAERTLESVFLRLIEPPALESLEAAKQRLQDLGALTADEKLTPLGYHLACLPVDVRIGKLMLFGAIFRCLDPALTIAASLAFKSPFVSPWDKREEANEKKLSYALANSDHLALLQAYKGWCSAAKNGNRAGFLYCRANFLSWRGLQEIACLKRQFAELLSDIGFIQEGLRARVIERMCSQGTDGVLEATGREANLNSDNIRLMSALLCAALYPNVVQVHVPQGKFKLTSKGVMKMPPKADERRFMTKNDGRVYVHPSSVNYTLCHHDSPYFVYHEKVKTSRVFIRDCSMVSVYPLVLFGGGQVNVELHKGQFVISLDDGWIRFAAASHQVAELVKELRWELDKLLEGKIRSPSMDLCSCPHGSRIIQMIVHLISTE; encoded by the exons ATGAGTGGAAGGAGAAGAGGTGGGAAGCCtaacagaggaggagggagattcAACAAGccaagaggaaggggaggaggtggCGGCGGTAGCAGAAAGGGAACAAGCGGCAGTTGGGATGATGATGGTGACTTCTGCCTTGATCTTGGACCCAGCCAGTCTAGCAG GTCTGCATCGGGGAAAGGACGAGGTTGGGGCAGCAGGAGCAATGAAAGTCGAGGAGGAAGGGTTGGCAGTAGGTATCAAGATTCTGTAGGCAGAGGTGGGGCGAGAGGGAGTGGAAGAGGTCTCCCCAGGGCACTGTTGGGATACCAATCATGGCCCAGGCCAGATGGTGATAGGCCTCACCTCAGGCCCGAGATAATGGATAGCATGCCCTTGGAGAAAATCTTTATGACCAATGAGAACCAGGAACAAGTCAAGGAGCTCCTGAGAGAGCTGCAGACACAAGACTTTGATGAGCCGTATGA TGAATCTGGTTCAGATTATATGGGTGAGGaagaagatgaggaagaggagtatGATGAGTTGGACCAACGTGAGGAAGGTCAGTATTGGGCCACTCATGACAAGCCTGTGCAGATGGCTGACAGCCCTATTTGGGAGTCAGAGTCTGAGGAAGAGCAGCCCACCTCTGAAACTGTCATCTCCTTATTCGCCCTCTCCAAACTCAACAG ATATGGGTTCAACCGGGAGCGTAGCAGGCAGGCCCTGGAATCTGGTGGAGGGGAATTTGGGGAAACGCTTGAACAGCTTCTCCTCCAGGTCTTCTCAGAACGCTATGGCCACAAAGCTGTTTCTCTTGATAGCCTCCAGGGGGCACCTATGGATGAGTGCCTGAGCCTGAGGCAGGAGGAAGCCCTCGCCCTGACTGCCATTTATGGCGAACGCTTTAACGAGCGCATTGCCAATTCACTGTGGACTGTGACCCTTGACCTCCTGTTCCTGACAAATACAGCTTTTCAAAAAAGTGCAGGAGTTGGGAGCTGGCATGGCCAAAAAACTGGTCTGGTTAACACCCGTGAAATTTGCCGGTTTTACTTGAAAGATCAGGGGTGCAGATTTGGGAACAAGTGCAAGTTCAAGCACCAGTTCCCTACCAAGGGGGAGTCTGGGACTGGTTCCTCAGACCCAGCTGGCCCAAGCAATCCCGGGATGAGCAGCTATTCCCCTCCAGAATATGAGCTAGAGATCCGTTTCCCAAAGGGTAACCTCTACCCATTTCAGGCCCCAATTGTGGCCTTTAGTACCAATGATGAGGCTATCAGAGCCCCAGGCAGGCTTAATGTGACTGAGAGATTGTTCGGAGAGGCCTTGGTTGCTGCCAAGACCGGAGAGCCTGTTGTTTACACCCTCATCGCTTGCTGCGAGGATGAGGCCACCATGAACGAACTGCTGGCTGTCAGTCATCATAAATACAGCACTGCACCTCCCGTTGTGAATCCTGCTGCCCCTCTAAGCATACCAAAGAGCCGGAGTGCGAGAAGCAACGTGTCATCTCAGGAGAGTAGAAGTGGCAGTATCAACAGTAGTAATCCCACCTACAGCACAAAGACTACTCTACTTAACAGCAAAGCGAACAAACAGAGACGGATTGATG CAAAAGAAATCGGCAATGTGGAGGAACAGGATGAGGGGGAAGGGGAGGATGaggacaaaaatgacaaggctgTTCCAGTGGAGAGTGAGAGCTATGTCAGCCTGAGAAAGAGGACGGTGAAGAAGCACCAATTAAGAATAGACAACATGGTACAGGAAAATGGCAAACTGTGCCAGGAATTCAGGAGGAAACAG TCCTCCAGAGTCTTTAGATCCATGCTGCAGCAGAGACAGAAGCTGCCAGCCTGGCAGGAGAAAAACAACATCCTGGACCTGTTGGACGAGTGTCAGGTTCTGGTGATCAGCGGAATGACTGG GTGTGGTAAGACCACCCAGATCCCTCAATTCATTCTGGATGCATCATTGAGCGGCCCTGCGGAGCAGGTGGCCAACATCCTCTGCACCCAGCCACGCCGCATCTCTGCCATCTCTGTGGCCCAGAGGGTGGCACAGGAACGGGTGGAGCGCCTGGGAAACTCAGTGGGCTACCAGATCCGCCTGGAGACCGTCAGG tCATCGGCCACCAGACtgctgtactgcaccacaggcGTGTTACTGAGGAGGCTGGAGGGCGAGGCAGATCTGAAAGGGGTCTCACACGTCATTGTAGATGAGGTACATGAGCGCACAGAGGAGAG tGACTTCCTGCTGTTGGTGCTGAAGGACCTCATGGTGCAGAGGCCAGACCTGAAGATCATCCTGATGAGCGCCACACTCAATgctgaactcttctctgattaTTTCTACAACTGTCACACCATCCATATACCAG GGCACACTTTTCCAGTTGACCAGTTTTTCCTGGAAGATGCCATTGACAAAACCCG CTTTGTGATAGAGGACGGCAGCCCTTACAGGCGCTCGGGAAAACAAAATTCCTCATTTGTTGCAAGTGGACGAGTAAGCAAAGGAGGGCCAAATTACGTGGTTGACGACTTGGAggaagacatgtggaacttcatgTCTTTATGTAAAACAGACTTTATCAAAGACTCCATCCCAGACCAGACACTCAACCTGCAGGAACTCACTGTGCGATACAAAG ATACCAAGAAGTCTGTACTGAAGACAATTGCTGCCATGGACCTCGACAAGATCAACATGGATTTGGTGGAGAGTTTGCTGGAATGGATTGTAGAGGGAAAACACAAATACCCCCCCG GTGCCGTACTGGTGTTCATGCCGGGCCTGGCTGAAATCAAGATGCTCTACGAGCAGCTCCAGTCCAACAGAATGTTCAATAACAGGAGAAAAACCAG atgtgtGGTATACCCGCTCCATTCGTCCCTGTCCAATGAGGAGCAGCAGGCGGTATTCAGTCGGCCTCCAGATGGTGTCACTAAGATCATCATCTCTACCAACATTGCTGAGACCTCAGTAACTATTGATGATGTGGTCTATGTTATCGACTCTGGCAAGATGAAGGAGAAGAG GTATGACGCAACTAAAGGCATGGAGAGTCTGGAGGAAACGTGGGTGTCTCGGGCCAACGCGCTTCAGAGGAAGGGCCGAGCAGGTCGCGTGGCCTCAGGGGTCTGTTTCCACCTCTTCACCAGCCACTGCTTCCAGCACCAGCTGGCAGAACAGCAGCTGCCAGAGATCCAGAGATTTCCCCTGGAACAGCTCTGTCTCAG GATTAAGATCCTAGACATGTTTGCTGAGAGGACCCTGGAGTCGGTCTTCTTGCGGCTTATTGAACCGCCAGCATTGGAGAGCCTCGAGGCAGCCAAGCAGCGCCTGCAGGACTTGGGAGCTTTAACTGCAGATGAGAAACTGACCCCACTGGGCTACCACCTGGCGTGCCTGCCTGTGGATGTGCGCATTGGGAAACTCATGCTGTTTGGTGCCATCTTCCGCTGCCTTGACCCAGCCCTCACCATTGCTGCTAGCTTGGCCTTCAAATCACCCTTC GTCTCTCCATGGGATAAGAGGGAGGAGGCCAATGAGAAGAAGCTGAGTTACGCTCTGGCAAATAGCGACCATCTAGCTCTTTTACAAGCATACAAG GGATGGTGCAGTGCAGCAAAGAACGGCAATAGGGCTGGCTTCCTGTACTGCAGGGCGAACTTCCTGTCTTGGCGTGGCTTACAG GAGATTGCCTGTCTGAAGAGGCAGTTTGCGGAGCTGCTGTCTGACATTGGCTTTATTCAGGAGGGGCTGAGGGCCAGAGTCATAGAGAGGATGTGCTCTCAAGGCACCGATGGCGTTCTGGAGGCCACTGGCCGAGAG GCCAACTTGAACTCAGACAACATCCGGCTGATGTCTGCCTTGCTATGTGCTGCGCTCTATCCCAACGTAGTCCAG GTGCACGTGCCCCAGGGGAAGTTCAAGCTGACCAGCAAAGGTGTGATGAAGATGCCACCCAAGGCGGACGAGCGCCGCTTCATGACCAAGAACGACGGCCGTGTATATGTGCACCCTTCCTCTGTCAACTACACT CTGTGCCATCACGACAGTCCTTACTTTGTGTACCACGAGAAGGTAAAGACTAGCCGCGTCTTCATCAGGGACTGCAGCATGGTATCTGTCTACCCCCTGGTGTTGTTTGGAGGGGGGCAGGTGAATGTGGAGCTGCATAAGGGGCAGTTTGTCATCTCCTTGGACGATGGATGGATCCGATTTGCCGCTGCCTCACATCAG GTGGCTGAGCTGGTGAAGGAACTACGCTGGGAACTGGACAAGCTGCTGGAAGGCAAGATCAGGAGCCCAAGCATGGATCTGTGTAGCTGTCCCCACGGCTCTCGCATCATCCAGATGATAGTCCATCTCATCTCCACAGAGTAG